In Flavobacterium gelatinilyticum, a genomic segment contains:
- the udk gene encoding uridine kinase, whose protein sequence is MLIIGIAGGTGSGKTTVVHQIMNELPDTEVGVISQDSYYKETTNLSFDERALINFDHPRAIDFELLVKHLKALKEGETIDQPVYSFIQHNRTDDTVSTHPRKVMIVEGILILTNPELRDMFDIKIFVHADSDERLIRRLKRDISERGRDIDEVLNRYQTTLKPMHEQFIEPSKAFADIIIPNDKYNTVAIDVVRAVINQRIS, encoded by the coding sequence ATGCTCATTATAGGAATCGCAGGAGGAACAGGAAGTGGAAAAACAACGGTAGTACACCAGATTATGAATGAATTACCAGACACAGAAGTGGGGGTTATTTCTCAGGATTCTTATTATAAAGAAACTACCAATTTGTCTTTTGATGAAAGGGCTTTAATCAACTTTGACCATCCTCGCGCTATTGATTTCGAATTATTAGTAAAACATCTTAAAGCTTTAAAAGAAGGAGAAACCATTGATCAGCCTGTGTATTCTTTTATTCAGCATAACAGAACAGATGATACCGTATCGACGCATCCTAGAAAAGTAATGATTGTTGAGGGAATTTTAATTCTGACCAATCCGGAATTACGTGATATGTTTGATATTAAAATCTTTGTTCACGCTGATTCTGACGAAAGATTAATTCGTCGTTTAAAAAGAGATATTTCAGAAAGAGGTCGTGATATCGATGAAGTTTTAAACCGTTACCAGACAACATTAAAACCTATGCATGAGCAGTTTATAGAACCATCTAAAGCTTTTGCTGACATTATCATTCCAAATGACAAATACAATACAGTAGCAATTGATGTGGTTCGTGCTGTAATTAATCAGAGGATTTCATAA
- a CDS encoding methionine aminotransferase encodes MSKLPNVTTSIFTVMSKMAAEYNAINLSQGFPNFPVDERLTDIAARLAKENVHQYTPMAGYPLLMNKITKLTQDSYNRTINPDTELLVTAGATQGIFTSILALVKENDEVIILDPSYDSYESPVLLCKAKPVRVALNNDYTPNWERIEKACSGKTRMMIINNPHNPTGKILTENDFVQLKNLLEKYPDIIILSDEVYEYITFEEKHISAHSKDFLLDRCVMVSSFGKSFHITGWKIGYTIAPEHLMKEIKKVHQFLVFSVNSISQFAINEYLDVVDVNQLGKFYQEKRDYFKKLLKNSQFELKPCEGTYFQVASYANISDQDDVTFCKNLIIDHGVAAIPISTFYSDHKDQKLIRFCFAKDNVTLESAAKKLCDI; translated from the coding sequence ATGAGTAAACTCCCAAACGTAACGACAAGCATTTTTACAGTAATGTCAAAAATGGCAGCCGAATACAATGCGATAAATCTTTCTCAGGGATTTCCAAATTTTCCTGTTGATGAAAGATTGACTGATATTGCAGCGAGATTAGCTAAAGAAAACGTTCATCAATATACACCAATGGCAGGTTATCCGCTGTTGATGAATAAAATTACGAAGTTAACTCAGGATTCTTACAACAGAACGATTAATCCAGACACAGAACTTTTGGTTACAGCCGGAGCAACGCAGGGAATTTTCACTTCTATTTTGGCTTTGGTAAAAGAAAATGACGAAGTAATTATTCTCGATCCGAGTTACGATTCTTACGAATCTCCTGTTTTACTTTGTAAAGCAAAACCGGTTCGTGTGGCATTGAATAACGATTATACGCCAAATTGGGAAAGAATTGAAAAAGCATGTTCTGGTAAAACCAGAATGATGATTATCAATAATCCACATAACCCGACTGGGAAAATTTTAACCGAAAATGATTTTGTTCAGTTAAAAAATCTTCTTGAAAAATATCCTGACATCATTATTTTGTCTGATGAAGTTTACGAATACATCACTTTTGAAGAAAAGCATATTTCGGCACATTCCAAAGATTTTCTTTTGGATCGTTGTGTGATGGTTTCTTCTTTCGGAAAATCATTTCACATAACGGGATGGAAAATTGGATACACAATTGCACCAGAACATTTAATGAAAGAAATCAAAAAAGTACATCAGTTTTTGGTCTTCAGTGTAAACAGTATTTCTCAGTTTGCAATCAACGAATATTTAGATGTTGTTGATGTTAATCAGCTTGGAAAATTCTATCAGGAAAAAAGAGATTATTTTAAAAAACTGCTTAAAAACAGTCAATTCGAATTAAAACCTTGCGAAGGAACCTATTTTCAGGTGGCCTCTTATGCTAATATATCAGATCAGGATGATGTAACTTTCTGCAAAAACCTTATTATCGATCATGGTGTTGCAGCTATCCCTATTTCGACTTTTTACTCTGATCATAAAGATCAAAAATTAATACGCTTTTGTTTTGCCAAAGACAACGTTACATTAGAGTCTGCCGCAAAAAAATTATGTGATATATAA
- the dnaA gene encoding chromosomal replication initiator protein DnaA yields the protein MTKTAQSVWENCLSFIKDNIQDQAYKTWFEPIKSVELTDNALYIQVPSKFFYEWLEEHYVKLLKVALTKELGKNAKLLYKIKMENTYGNKQPFTEQLPSSNRVPMKPQEVDAPFKNLNPELKNPFVIPGIRNLKIESQLNPNYSFDNFLEGDSNRLARSAGMAVANKPGGTSFNPLLIFGGVGLGKTHLAHAIGVEVKDKYPEKTVLYISAEIFTQQYIDSVKKNNRNDFIHFYQLIDVLIIDDVQFLSGKSGTQDVFFHIFNYLHQNGKQVILTSDKAPVDMQDIEQRLLSRFKWGLSAELHQPDYETRISILKNILYRDGVSMPEDILEYVARNIKSNVRELEGAIISLIAQSSFNKKEVTIELAKSVVEKFVKNVKREISIEYIQKIVSDYFQLDIETLQSKTRKRHVVQARQLAMFFAKKFTKASLANIGSQIGDRDHATVLHACKTVDNLVSTDKQFKKFVEDINKKLTL from the coding sequence ATGACTAAAACTGCTCAATCGGTATGGGAAAACTGTTTGTCTTTCATAAAGGACAACATTCAAGATCAAGCCTACAAAACTTGGTTTGAGCCAATCAAATCAGTTGAGCTAACCGATAACGCATTATATATTCAGGTACCAAGTAAATTTTTCTACGAGTGGCTCGAAGAGCATTACGTAAAATTACTAAAAGTTGCGCTTACCAAAGAACTGGGAAAAAACGCAAAGTTACTCTATAAAATTAAAATGGAGAACACTTATGGAAACAAACAGCCTTTTACCGAGCAGCTGCCAAGTTCCAACAGAGTGCCAATGAAACCGCAGGAGGTTGATGCTCCGTTTAAAAACTTAAACCCAGAGCTTAAAAATCCGTTTGTTATTCCGGGAATCCGAAATTTAAAAATTGAATCTCAGTTAAATCCTAATTACAGTTTTGATAATTTCCTTGAAGGAGACTCAAACCGTTTAGCCCGCTCTGCAGGTATGGCTGTTGCCAACAAACCGGGAGGAACTTCTTTTAATCCATTATTGATTTTTGGAGGAGTTGGTTTAGGAAAAACTCACTTAGCACACGCTATAGGAGTTGAAGTAAAAGATAAATATCCTGAAAAAACGGTTTTATATATTTCTGCCGAAATTTTCACACAACAATATATTGACTCTGTAAAAAAGAACAATCGTAACGATTTTATTCACTTTTACCAGTTAATCGATGTTTTAATTATTGACGATGTTCAGTTTTTATCTGGAAAATCAGGAACTCAGGATGTCTTTTTCCACATTTTCAATTACCTGCACCAAAACGGAAAACAGGTAATTTTAACATCAGATAAAGCTCCTGTTGATATGCAGGATATTGAACAGCGTTTGTTGTCCCGTTTTAAATGGGGATTATCTGCAGAACTGCATCAGCCTGATTACGAAACCCGTATTTCAATCTTAAAAAACATTTTATACCGTGACGGTGTTTCTATGCCTGAAGATATTCTGGAATATGTTGCACGTAACATTAAATCGAATGTAAGAGAACTTGAAGGTGCTATTATTTCGTTAATCGCTCAGTCTTCTTTCAATAAAAAAGAAGTTACGATCGAACTGGCAAAAAGTGTAGTTGAGAAATTCGTTAAAAACGTTAAGAGAGAAATCTCTATCGAATATATCCAAAAAATTGTCTCAGATTATTTCCAGTTAGACATTGAAACACTTCAATCTAAAACGAGAAAGAGACATGTTGTTCAGGCCAGACAATTAGCGATGTTCTTTGCCAAGAAATTTACAAAAGCTTCTTTGGCAAATATTGGTTCACAAATTGGAGACCGTGATCACGCTACTGTATTACATGCCTGTAAAACGGTTGACAATTTAGTTTCTACAGACAAACAATTTAAAAAATTTGTCGAAGACATCAATAAAAAACTAACGCTTTAA
- a CDS encoding IMPACT family protein — MEYNDTYQTIAFESEEVLFKEKGSKFFGYAYPIDSDEEVKPIIENLKKMHPHAVHYCYAYQLGTAPKIIYRANDDGEPSNTAGAPIYGQIQSFGLTNVLVVVVRIFGGIKLGVGGLISAYRTTAQMTLEVCEIVEKTIDVEFLISFDYKNMNKVMRVIKEKKLEITSQEMEMDEVSGQPIGKIMTKTRKKNAESIFDIFDLMFEIDIKII; from the coding sequence TTGGAATACAACGATACCTACCAAACCATCGCATTTGAATCTGAAGAAGTGCTTTTTAAAGAAAAAGGAAGCAAGTTCTTTGGCTATGCGTATCCTATTGACAGCGATGAAGAGGTAAAACCAATTATTGAAAATTTAAAAAAAATGCATCCGCACGCAGTTCATTACTGCTACGCTTACCAACTGGGCACGGCACCAAAAATTATATATCGCGCCAACGACGACGGCGAACCAAGCAATACAGCGGGGGCGCCAATTTACGGCCAGATACAATCTTTTGGCCTCACTAACGTTCTTGTAGTTGTAGTTCGTATATTTGGAGGCATTAAATTAGGCGTAGGCGGTTTAATAAGTGCATACCGGACAACGGCGCAGATGACACTGGAAGTTTGTGAAATTGTAGAAAAAACGATCGATGTTGAGTTTTTAATTTCTTTTGATTATAAAAACATGAATAAAGTCATGCGGGTGATTAAAGAAAAGAAACTCGAAATTACATCTCAGGAAATGGAAATGGACGAAGTTTCCGGACAGCCGATTGGTAAAATAATGACAAAAACGCGCAAAAAAAATGCCGAATCTATATTCGACATTTTTGATTTAATGTTTGAAATCGATATTAAAATTATCTAA
- a CDS encoding SAM-dependent methyltransferase has product MKLLGKLYLIPTTMGESDPMDVLPQTVRRTIEVIDHYIVENDKTARKSIKAVYPEKKQSELVLFTLNKRTETSEHLDFIKPLLEGKNMGLMSEAGCPGVADPGAAIVKLAHEKGIQVVPLVGPSSILLAMMASGMNGQSFTFNGYLPIDKDEKKSAIRHFEKLSYDKNQSQLFIETPYRNNKLIEDLLQILSPATHLCIAADITLPTEFIKTMKVSDWKKLKVDLDKRPAIFIIHKM; this is encoded by the coding sequence ATGAAACTTCTAGGAAAATTATATCTTATTCCAACTACAATGGGCGAAAGCGATCCAATGGATGTTTTACCACAAACAGTTAGAAGAACTATAGAAGTCATTGACCATTATATTGTTGAAAACGATAAAACAGCCCGAAAATCCATAAAAGCAGTTTATCCGGAAAAAAAACAATCAGAATTGGTTCTTTTTACCTTAAACAAAAGAACTGAAACCAGCGAACATTTAGACTTCATCAAACCTTTATTAGAAGGAAAAAATATGGGATTGATGAGTGAAGCCGGATGTCCGGGCGTTGCAGATCCCGGTGCTGCAATTGTAAAACTGGCACACGAAAAAGGAATTCAGGTTGTACCTTTAGTCGGCCCTTCTTCTATCCTATTGGCGATGATGGCTTCAGGAATGAACGGCCAGAGTTTTACTTTCAACGGATATTTGCCAATTGATAAAGATGAAAAAAAATCAGCAATTCGCCATTTTGAAAAATTATCTTACGATAAAAACCAATCTCAGTTATTCATTGAAACTCCATACAGAAACAATAAACTGATTGAAGATCTTTTACAGATTTTAAGTCCTGCAACACATTTATGTATTGCGGCAGATATTACGCTTCCAACAGAATTCATCAAAACGATGAAAGTTTCTGATTGGAAAAAATTAAAAGTTGACCTTGATAAACGTCCTGCGATTTTTATCATTCATAAAATGTAA
- the ribD gene encoding bifunctional diaminohydroxyphosphoribosylaminopyrimidine deaminase/5-amino-6-(5-phosphoribosylamino)uracil reductase RibD, whose product MNKHEKYIKRCIELAKNGFGTTYPNPMVGSVIVYEDKIIGEGWHKKSGEPHAEVNAVKSVKDKSLLKKATIYVSLEPCSHFGKTPPCCDLIIANEIPNVVVGTVDPNEKVAGKGILKLIEAGANVTVGILEDECNELNKRFFTFHQKKRPYIILKWAESQDGFLAPEKTTDHERKPVWITNQYSRQLVHKWRSEEQAVLAGTQTVIDDNPKLNTRDWYGNNPVRVILDQNNRISKDSFIFDESTKTIVFSNSDENLSTENTFFEKIDFDKNTIPKILDVLYKHQIQSIIIEGGRKTLQSFIDQDLWDEARIFTGQNVFEKGVKAPVIQKSSISKTFIQTDELLYIRNHD is encoded by the coding sequence GTGAATAAACATGAAAAATATATTAAACGCTGCATTGAGCTTGCTAAAAACGGCTTTGGAACCACCTATCCAAATCCGATGGTGGGGAGTGTAATTGTTTACGAAGATAAAATTATAGGCGAAGGATGGCATAAAAAATCCGGGGAGCCGCACGCCGAGGTTAATGCCGTGAAATCTGTAAAAGACAAATCGCTTTTAAAAAAAGCAACTATATATGTCAGCCTCGAACCTTGCAGTCATTTTGGAAAAACGCCTCCCTGCTGTGATTTAATTATTGCAAATGAGATCCCGAATGTAGTAGTAGGAACTGTTGATCCTAACGAAAAAGTGGCAGGAAAAGGGATTCTTAAACTAATAGAAGCCGGAGCAAACGTTACTGTAGGCATTTTAGAGGATGAATGTAACGAACTCAACAAACGCTTTTTTACTTTTCATCAAAAAAAGAGACCTTATATTATATTAAAATGGGCCGAAAGTCAGGATGGTTTTCTGGCGCCCGAGAAAACCACAGACCATGAACGCAAACCTGTCTGGATTACCAACCAGTATTCCCGGCAGCTGGTTCATAAATGGCGAAGCGAAGAGCAGGCTGTTTTAGCGGGAACACAAACTGTTATAGATGACAATCCGAAACTAAACACAAGAGATTGGTACGGAAATAATCCGGTAAGAGTGATTTTAGATCAAAATAACCGAATCTCTAAAGACAGCTTTATTTTTGATGAAAGTACAAAAACAATTGTATTTTCTAATTCAGATGAAAATCTTTCGACAGAAAACACTTTTTTTGAAAAGATTGATTTTGATAAAAATACAATTCCGAAGATTTTAGACGTTTTATACAAACATCAAATACAATCTATAATTATTGAAGGAGGCAGAAAAACACTGCAGTCTTTTATAGATCAAGATCTTTGGGATGAGGCGAGGATTTTTACAGGGCAGAATGTTTTTGAAAAAGGCGTAAAAGCACCGGTTATTCAAAAAAGCAGCATTAGCAAAACGTTTATTCAGACAGACGAATTATTATATATACGAAACCATGATTGA
- a CDS encoding acyl-CoA thioesterase, producing MKNHQTQVRVRYSETDQMGVVYHGNYVPYFEIGRVEWLRNKGISYKSMEESGIGLPIVSMQINYKKSARYDELLTIHTTFKSQSSVKIEFDCEIYNEANELLTTAVFILVFISLKSGRPTAPPNYILELFKSLE from the coding sequence ATGAAAAATCATCAGACACAAGTGCGTGTCCGCTACTCAGAAACGGATCAAATGGGGGTCGTTTATCACGGAAATTATGTGCCTTATTTTGAGATTGGACGCGTGGAATGGCTTAGAAATAAAGGGATTTCGTATAAAAGCATGGAAGAAAGCGGTATTGGACTTCCAATTGTTTCCATGCAGATCAATTATAAAAAATCGGCTCGTTATGATGAGCTTTTAACTATTCATACCACCTTCAAAAGTCAGTCATCTGTTAAGATTGAATTTGACTGCGAAATTTATAACGAGGCAAATGAGTTATTAACAACTGCTGTGTTTATTTTGGTATTTATTTCGTTAAAATCAGGCCGCCCTACAGCTCCTCCAAATTATATTTTGGAATTGTTTAAAAGCTTAGAATAA
- a CDS encoding HAD family hydrolase yields the protein MIDTIIFDFGDIFINLNKQGTISGLKKLGMTEWNSEMDRLNLLFETGDVSYDDFVGGFQKELPNASLEEILEAWNAVLADFPSYRLDFLKELSKKYRLFLLSNTDSIHIETFQNRNGVPFYTDFYQCFEKVHFSYEIRKRKPNAESFQHLIDEHNLIPSQTLFVDDKKENTDAAAALGFQVWNLQVGQEDVIDLFEKNIL from the coding sequence ATGATTGATACTATAATTTTTGACTTTGGCGATATTTTTATCAATTTAAATAAACAAGGTACAATTTCAGGTCTGAAAAAATTAGGCATGACTGAATGGAATTCTGAAATGGACCGTTTAAATCTGTTGTTTGAAACCGGAGATGTTTCTTATGATGATTTTGTAGGCGGGTTTCAAAAAGAACTTCCAAATGCTTCTTTAGAAGAAATACTGGAGGCCTGGAATGCTGTTTTAGCCGATTTCCCTTCGTATAGACTGGATTTCTTAAAAGAACTTTCAAAAAAATACCGTTTGTTTTTATTAAGCAATACAGATTCTATTCATATCGAAACTTTCCAAAACAGAAATGGCGTTCCATTTTATACTGATTTCTACCAGTGTTTTGAAAAAGTACATTTTTCGTATGAAATTAGAAAGCGCAAACCCAATGCCGAATCTTTTCAGCATTTAATTGACGAACATAATTTAATCCCGTCACAAACGTTATTTGTGGATGATAAAAAGGAAAACACAGATGCGGCCGCTGCTTTAGGATTTCAGGTTTGGAATCTGCAGGTGGGACAGGAAGATGTGATTGATTTATTTGAAAAAAACATACTTTAA
- a CDS encoding methylmalonyl-CoA mutase subunit beta: MANLFDDFNPISSKQWKQKIQFELDGADYNETVIWNSPEDIQVKPFYHRDEFTKSASVTTKTSDFKICQNIFVHDIEKSVKRAINTLQRGAESLRFTIQNENIDVTSLLKNLPLENKIVYFNLSFLSIDFVKKLDQISIEKKAVFFCCLDPIGHLAKEGNWFLTSDKNNFETIEKISKETTNLSLLSIDSGLYQNSGANITQQIAYSLAHANEYLNRFQNFTKPMVFQIAVGTNYFFEIAKLRALRMLFKLIAAEYNPDLDCHFLVTPTKRNKTIYDYNVNMLRTTTECMSAILGGADAVANLPYDSLYHKDNEFGDRIARNQLLVLKHESYFDKVDNPADGSYYIESLTMQLAEKSLTLFKDIESNGGFLKLLNDGTIKKKIQESANKEQELFDSKKEILLGTNKYPNNEDKMKHDLELFPFVKIKPRKTLITPIIEKRLAEKLEQERLELE, encoded by the coding sequence ATGGCTAACCTATTCGACGATTTTAATCCGATTTCATCCAAACAGTGGAAACAAAAAATACAGTTTGAATTGGATGGAGCTGATTACAACGAAACCGTAATCTGGAATTCTCCCGAAGATATTCAGGTTAAACCTTTTTATCACAGAGACGAATTTACCAAATCTGCTTCGGTTACTACAAAAACATCTGATTTTAAAATCTGCCAGAATATTTTTGTTCACGATATCGAAAAATCGGTTAAAAGAGCAATTAACACATTGCAAAGAGGTGCCGAAAGCTTACGTTTTACTATTCAAAACGAAAATATTGATGTTACTTCTCTATTGAAAAATCTTCCTTTAGAGAACAAAATCGTTTACTTCAATTTAAGCTTCCTCTCAATCGATTTCGTTAAAAAATTAGACCAAATCTCGATCGAAAAAAAAGCTGTTTTTTTCTGTTGTTTAGATCCAATTGGTCATTTAGCAAAAGAGGGAAACTGGTTTTTAACTTCGGATAAAAATAATTTTGAAACGATTGAAAAAATCTCAAAAGAGACGACAAACCTTTCATTATTAAGTATCGATTCTGGTTTGTACCAAAATTCCGGTGCCAATATTACACAACAAATTGCCTATAGTTTAGCGCATGCCAACGAATATCTGAATCGTTTTCAGAATTTTACAAAACCAATGGTTTTTCAAATAGCAGTTGGAACAAATTACTTTTTTGAAATTGCTAAACTTCGTGCTTTACGAATGCTTTTTAAACTGATCGCTGCCGAATATAATCCTGATCTGGATTGTCATTTTTTGGTAACGCCAACAAAACGAAACAAGACGATTTATGATTATAATGTAAATATGCTGCGAACTACAACCGAATGTATGTCGGCTATTTTGGGCGGTGCAGATGCCGTAGCTAATTTACCTTATGATTCTTTATATCACAAGGACAATGAATTTGGAGACAGAATTGCCCGAAATCAATTATTAGTTTTAAAACACGAAAGTTATTTTGATAAAGTTGATAATCCGGCAGACGGAAGTTATTATATCGAAAGCCTGACCATGCAATTGGCAGAAAAAAGTCTGACTTTATTTAAGGATATTGAATCTAACGGAGGATTTTTAAAACTTCTGAATGACGGAACTATAAAAAAGAAAATTCAGGAAAGTGCCAATAAAGAGCAGGAATTATTCGATTCAAAAAAAGAGATTTTACTGGGTACAAATAAATATCCTAACAACGAAGACAAAATGAAACATGATTTAGAGCTGTTTCCTTTTGTAAAAATCAAGCCGAGAAAAACATTAATTACACCTATAATCGAAAAAAGATTAGCTGAAAAGCTGGAACAGGAAAGACTGGAGCTGGAATAA
- a CDS encoding low molecular weight protein-tyrosine-phosphatase, whose product MPVKVLMVCLGNICRSPLAEGILASKLPQDKFIVDSAGTGSWHVGHCPDKRSIEVARKNGINISEQKGRQITSSDFDKFDYIYVMDNSNFRDVVHLAKTPEHKNKVRLILNELFPDENVDVPDPYYGSANGFDNVYQMLDEVTDLIADQLLRKHS is encoded by the coding sequence ATGCCTGTAAAAGTCTTAATGGTTTGTCTGGGGAATATCTGCAGGTCTCCTTTAGCAGAAGGAATTTTAGCCTCAAAATTACCTCAGGATAAATTTATTGTAGATTCTGCCGGCACAGGTTCCTGGCATGTTGGGCATTGCCCTGATAAACGTTCTATCGAAGTGGCCCGAAAAAACGGAATCAATATCAGCGAACAAAAAGGCAGACAAATTACCTCTTCTGATTTTGATAAATTTGATTATATCTACGTAATGGATAATTCAAATTTTCGCGATGTAGTTCACTTAGCCAAGACTCCTGAACATAAAAATAAAGTCCGTTTAATTCTAAACGAATTATTTCCAGATGAAAATGTCGACGTTCCTGATCCTTATTACGGTTCTGCAAACGGTTTTGATAATGTTTATCAAATGCTGGACGAAGTAACTGATTTAATCGCAGATCAGCTTCTAAGAAAACACTCCTAA
- a CDS encoding energy transducer TonB — translation MKKFLILILICFVQTIFSQHKEPAIKSDPDYVVNGNEETTRVDSKPEFRGGSEALYNDFIKNNYRMPIVKNLKGKVYVSFIVEIDGTLSNIKVLRDIGYGTGEEAIRVLKLSPRWIPAKRDNKYVRWNYSFPITVNGIEPDQAREFYERTNNNTVSLVIEEENQVYNTAGLEVKPEFPGGQQALELFLKENYKNPQKDLKGRVYVTFIIEKDGSLSDIKILRDFGYGTGAEAIRVLKKSPKWIPGKQNDKIVRVLYSMPIIVN, via the coding sequence ATGAAAAAGTTTTTAATTCTGATTTTGATTTGCTTTGTACAAACTATATTTTCCCAACACAAAGAACCTGCGATCAAATCAGATCCTGATTATGTAGTTAATGGTAACGAAGAAACAACTCGTGTCGATTCCAAACCCGAATTCCGTGGTGGCTCAGAGGCTCTATATAATGACTTTATAAAAAACAATTATAGAATGCCAATTGTAAAAAACTTAAAAGGAAAAGTTTATGTCTCCTTTATAGTTGAAATAGATGGAACTTTAAGTAATATAAAAGTTTTAAGAGACATTGGATATGGAACAGGAGAAGAAGCGATTAGGGTTTTAAAATTATCTCCCAGATGGATTCCTGCAAAAAGAGACAACAAATATGTGAGATGGAATTATTCATTTCCTATAACTGTAAACGGTATCGAACCAGATCAAGCCCGAGAATTTTATGAACGTACTAATAACAATACAGTTTCACTAGTTATTGAAGAAGAAAATCAAGTATATAATACCGCTGGCTTAGAAGTAAAGCCTGAATTTCCAGGTGGCCAACAAGCATTAGAACTCTTTTTAAAAGAAAACTATAAAAATCCACAAAAAGATCTTAAAGGAAGGGTATATGTTACTTTTATTATTGAAAAAGATGGATCTTTAAGTGATATAAAAATTTTAAGAGATTTTGGATATGGGACAGGTGCTGAAGCAATTAGAGTTTTAAAAAAATCTCCAAAATGGATTCCTGGAAAACAAAATGACAAAATAGTTCGAGTTCTTTATTCTATGCCTATAATAGTAAACTAA
- a CDS encoding FtsB family cell division protein: MKFKFKNPYKDKKWFKYLGNKYVWVLLFFVVWMLFLDNYSYFDHRFLDGQINELQDNKKYYQDEIKKDQEQIKQLKNPEQIEKYAREKYFMKKDSEDIYIIHFEGDTIQDKE; this comes from the coding sequence ATGAAATTTAAATTTAAAAATCCATATAAAGACAAAAAATGGTTTAAATACCTGGGCAACAAATACGTCTGGGTGCTCCTGTTTTTTGTTGTCTGGATGTTATTTTTAGACAATTACTCCTATTTTGATCATCGTTTTTTAGATGGTCAGATTAACGAGCTCCAGGATAATAAAAAATATTATCAGGACGAAATAAAAAAAGATCAGGAACAGATTAAACAACTTAAAAATCCTGAGCAAATAGAAAAATATGCCCGCGAAAAGTACTTTATGAAAAAAGACAGCGAAGATATTTACATCATTCACTTTGAAGGAGATACTATTCAGGACAAAGAATAA
- a CDS encoding SDR family oxidoreductase, which translates to MSYTDKMLRDDALKGKVIVVTGGGSGLGKAMTKYFLELGAQVAITSRDLDKLKNTASELEKETGGKCLPLQCDVRHYEEVENMLQETLKAFGKVDVLLNNAAGNFISPTERLSANAFDTIIDIVLKGTKNCTLAFGKHWIDSKQTSAAILNIVTTYAWTGSAYVVPSATAKAGVLAMTRSLAVEWAKYGIRSNAIAPGPFPTKGAWDRLLPGDLSEKFDMAKKVPLKRVGDHQELANLAAYLVSDFSAYVNGDVITIDGGEWLKGAGQFNLLEAIPEELWDQLEMMIKAKKNK; encoded by the coding sequence ATGAGCTATACAGATAAAATGTTGCGAGACGATGCTTTAAAAGGTAAAGTCATTGTAGTTACCGGAGGCGGAAGTGGTTTAGGAAAAGCAATGACAAAGTATTTTTTAGAATTAGGTGCTCAGGTTGCGATTACTTCCAGAGATTTAGATAAACTGAAAAATACGGCCTCTGAACTTGAAAAAGAAACCGGAGGTAAATGTCTGCCACTTCAATGTGACGTCCGTCATTACGAGGAAGTAGAGAATATGCTTCAGGAAACCTTAAAAGCTTTTGGAAAAGTAGATGTTCTTTTGAACAATGCTGCCGGAAACTTTATCTCGCCAACGGAACGTTTATCTGCAAATGCTTTTGATACTATTATCGACATCGTTCTTAAAGGTACTAAAAACTGTACGCTTGCTTTTGGAAAACACTGGATCGACAGTAAACAAACATCAGCAGCGATTCTAAATATTGTTACGACTTATGCCTGGACAGGTTCTGCGTATGTTGTACCAAGCGCAACAGCCAAAGCGGGAGTTTTAGCCATGACCAGAAGTCTTGCTGTAGAATGGGCCAAATACGGAATCCGTTCTAACGCCATTGCTCCGGGGCCATTCCCAACTAAAGGTGCATGGGACAGATTATTGCCGGGCGATCTTTCGGAAAAATTCGATATGGCAAAAAAAGTGCCGTTGAAACGTGTTGGAGACCATCAGGAATTGGCCAATCTCGCAGCGTATTTAGTTTCTGATTTTTCAGCTTATGTAAACGGCGATGTTATTACAATTGATGGAGGTGAATGGCTGAAAGGTGCCGGACAATTCAATTTATTAGAAGCAATCCCTGAAGAACTGTGGGATCAGCTCGAAATGATGATTAAAGCAAAAAAGAATAAATAA